A region of Fibrobacterota bacterium DNA encodes the following proteins:
- a CDS encoding DUF3078 domain-containing protein: MVPTSSTTPLRSLALLIAGIAYCVHAQAPTESADSTKNGWKRQFNGMLNLSQAYYDNWAKGGTDALTYEVNLGGEATYDQDKYQWDTKGKAVYGRTKVGSLASRKSSDELNLESIYTYKLAVMVNPFASLTAQSQFTPGYEYSGDTSRTEISYAFDPTYFTETVGLGVTPFKGFKERLGASMKQTMSSREFKFADDPETDGIESFKQEYGVTSITEYEADLMQNIKGTTRLEIFANFKGWDEIDARWANQITAKVNSLISVNFEYELLYDKDLSKSRQTREGLGVGISFLKI, from the coding sequence ATGGTACCTACTTCATCTACCACCCCTTTGCGGTCTTTGGCCCTCCTGATCGCCGGCATCGCATACTGCGTCCATGCCCAAGCGCCGACGGAATCAGCCGACAGCACGAAAAATGGTTGGAAGAGGCAATTCAACGGCATGCTCAACCTGTCCCAGGCTTATTACGACAATTGGGCCAAGGGCGGCACCGACGCCTTGACGTATGAAGTGAATTTGGGCGGAGAAGCCACCTACGACCAGGACAAATATCAATGGGACACCAAGGGCAAGGCCGTCTACGGACGCACCAAGGTCGGCTCCTTGGCTTCCAGGAAATCCTCGGACGAATTGAACCTGGAATCCATCTATACCTATAAGCTCGCGGTGATGGTGAATCCCTTCGCCTCCCTCACGGCCCAGTCCCAATTCACCCCGGGGTATGAATATTCCGGCGATACCTCCCGCACGGAAATCTCCTATGCCTTCGATCCGACCTATTTCACGGAAACGGTCGGCTTGGGAGTGACCCCGTTCAAGGGTTTCAAGGAACGCCTGGGCGCTTCCATGAAGCAGACCATGTCCTCGCGGGAATTCAAATTCGCCGATGATCCCGAAACCGACGGGATCGAATCCTTTAAGCAAGAGTATGGCGTTACGTCGATCACGGAATACGAAGCGGACCTGATGCAGAACATCAAGGGAACCACCCGGCTGGAAATCTTCGCGAACTTCAAGGGTTGGGACGAAATCGATGCGCGCTGGGCCAATCAGATCACAGCGAAAGTGAACTCGCTGATCAGCGTCAACTTCGAATACGAACTTCTCTACGATAAGGATTTGAGCAAAAGCCGCCAGACCCGCGAAGGCCTGGGCGTTGGCATTTCCTTCCTGAAAATTTAG